Proteins encoded within one genomic window of Platichthys flesus chromosome 17, fPlaFle2.1, whole genome shotgun sequence:
- the LOC133972047 gene encoding potassium voltage-gated channel subfamily A member 4-like, which yields MMEVVLTRLRDFSCKTSTFNGGEGAGQSACRETRTRTEHLRDTAGGEGSKMDIESALAWLRRELMEMRSQDQALIRQLMELHSGIQELKQELSEEEEEEEETDEDEEEGSYWGSESEQGSGSSSGSVYSSSGEVGSSTSFLKIPPPLYNRKLSKRAFSRRSSMP from the exons ATGATGGAAGTGGTTCTGACCAGACTGAGGGACTTCTCCTGCAAGACCTCCACCTTCAACGGCGGCGAGGGAGCCGGACAGAGTGCATGCAGGGAAACACGGACCAGGACGGAGCACCTCAGAgacacagctggaggagaaggcaGCAAAATGGACATCGAGAGCGCACTGGCCTGGCTGAGGAGAGAACTG ATGGAAATGCGTTCCCAGGACCAAGCTCTGATCCGGCAGCTGATGGAGCTTCACTCCGGTATCCAGGAGCTCAAGCAGGAgctgtctgaggaggaggaggaggaggaggagacagacgaagacgaagaggagggcAGCTACTGGGGTTCTGAGAGTGAACAAGGAAGTGGCAGTAGCTCCGGCAGCGTCTACTCCAGCTCAGGGGAGGTGGGCTCTTCCACCTCCTTCCTGAAGATACCACCACCCCTTTACAACAGGAAACTATCAAAGAGAGCGTtcagcaggagaagctccatGCCCTGA
- the slc30a8 gene encoding proton-coupled zinc antiporter SLC30A8 — protein sequence MSRNKDPERVPLVTDVSHTYTSAHSAANQRDGIDGVKHCHDNSHAQEDREREKKVARKRLYVVSVICLIFMIGEILGGYFAGSLAVMTDAAHLLVDFTSFIISLLSLWLSSRPATHKLSFGWHRAEILGALLSVFTIWLVTGVLVYLAVERLISDDYTIDGTIMLATSGCAVLANIIMALTLHQSGHGHSHGGLGSHGHSHSDKKGKGHDQISNHSHEDHADVEQKGAGHGRRAQQANASVRAAFVHVVGDLLQSVSVLVSAIIIFFKPEYKIADPICTFLFSIFVLCTTFTIMRDILIVLMEGTPAGVRYSEVRAGLLEVKGVTAVHNLRIWALTMNQAVLTAHVAIDESVDAQTVLREMTQACFSSYNFHSVTIQMERQADLKPGCTLCEDPKM from the exons ATGTCCAGAAACAAGGATCCGGAGAGAGTTCCCCTGGTGACAGATGTGAGCCACACTTACACAAGCGCGCACAg CGCGGCCAATCAGAGAGATGGTATCGATGGTGTCAAACATTGCCACGATAACAGCCACGCTCAGGAGGATCGTGAGCGAGAGAAGAAAGTGGCCAGGAAGCGTCTCTACGTGGTGTCCGTCATCTGCCTGATCTTCATGATCGGCGAAATCCTCG gtGGGTATTTTGCAGGCAGCCTGGCGGTGATGACGGACGCCGCTCACCTGCTGGTCGACTTCACCAGCTTCATCATCAGCCTCTTGTCCCTCTGGCTCTCCTCCAGACCGGCCACACACAAGCTCAGCTTCGGCTGGCACCGTGCAG AGATCCTCGGCGCTCTGCTGTCGGTTTTCACCATCTGGCTGGTCACAGGAGTGTTGGTCTACCTGGCCGTGGAGCGCCTCATCAGCGACGACTACACCATCGACGGCACCATCATGCTCGCTACCTCTGGTTGTGCGGTGCTGGCCAATATAAT CATGGCCCTCACCCTGCACCAGTCGGGCCACGGCCACAGTCACGGCGGGCTCGGCTCCCACGGCCACAGCCACAGTGACAAGAAAGGAAAAGGACACGATCAGATCTCAAACCACAGTCACGAGGACCACGCAGACGTGGAGCAGAAAGGAGCCGGACATG GACGGAGGGCTCAGCAGGCCAACGCCAGTGTGCGAGCGGCCTTCGTCCACGTGGTGGGAGATCTCCTCCAGAGCGTCAGCGTGCTCGTCAGCGCCATCATTATCTTCTTCAAG ccGGAATATAAGATCGCTGACCCCATCTGCACCTTCCTGTTCTCCATATTCGTCTTATGCACGACCTTCACCATCATGAGAGACATCCTCATCGTCCTGATGGAAG GCACTCCAGCGGGGGTGAGGTACAGCGAGGTGCGGGCTGGCCTGCTGGAGGTGAAGGGGGTCACAGCCGTGCACAACCTCCGCATCTGGGCCCTCACCATGAACCAGGCTGTGCTGACGGCCCACGTAGCCATAG ACGAGTCAGTGGATGCTCAGACTGTCCTGAGGGAAATGACCCAGGCGTGTTTCTCCTCCTACAACTTCCACTCTGTCACGATTCAAATGGAGAGGCAGGCCGACCTGAAGCCCGGGTGTACCCTGTGTGAGGACCCCAAGATGTAA
- the si:ch211-153f2.3 gene encoding uncharacterized protein si:ch211-153f2.3, protein MDRDSHSEDTLSTMVLENIKNKLIHAFRATGESREEPQDSGSTVRPLSIGSSFQANEELRRAQIDGAITWLRSELLEMRSQDLQLAQTLLGLNTEIQRLRRESFGGADIEGEDQQ, encoded by the exons ATGGACCGGGACAGTCACAGCGAGGACACCTTGTCCACCATGGTCCTGgagaacattaaaaacaagctGATTCATGCCTTCAGAGCGACAGGAGAGTCCCGAGAGGAGCCTCAGGACTCGGGATCCACTGTCAGACCGCTCAGCATCGGAAGCAGCTTCCAGGCCAacgaggagctgaggagggcGCAGATCGATGGAGCCATAACCTGGCTGAGGTCTGAACTG CTGGAAATGCGCTCTCAGGACCTCCAGCTGGCTCAGACACTGCTCGGGCTCAACACGGAGATCCAAAGACTGAGGAGGGAGAGTTTCGGAGGTGCGGACATAGAGGGGGAGGATCAGCAGTAG